One window from the genome of Yarrowia lipolytica chromosome 1B, complete sequence encodes:
- a CDS encoding uncharacterized protein (Compare to YALI0B10824g, some similarities with uniprot|Q08237 Saccharomyces cerevisiae YOL080c REX4), with protein MSLTVSAQDASAAPYDAQLYVAIDCEFVGVGPEGAHDQLARVSLVDYFGSVLLDVFVQGPRPVVDYRTEVSGITPELVQEGVEFNAARLAVVKLIDGKVLVGHSIKHDLLVLQINWKKYSLRDSQDHRPFLRRDRPQKLKYLARGIGLSIQSGEHSSVEDAQAVMAVYRAHKDEMDRCCDHYNT; from the coding sequence ATGAGTCTCACCGTGTCAGCACAAGACGCTTCAGCTGCTCCATATGACGCCCAGTTGTACGTGGCAATAGACTGTGAATTTGTGGGAGTGGGTCCGGAGGGGGCCCACGACCAGCTTGCTCGAGTCTCACTAGTCGATTACTTTGGCTCCGTGCTGCTGGATGTGTTTGTGCAGGGACCACGGCCTGTTGTCGACTACCGAACTGAGGTGAGCGGTATTACCCCGGAGCTGGTTCAGGAGGGAGTTGAGTTCAATGCTGCCCGACTCGCCGTGGTCAAACTTATTGACGGTAAGGTCTTGGTTGGCCATTCCATCAAGCACGACCTGCTAGTTCTGCAGATCAACTGGAAGAAGTACTCGTTGCGAGACAGCCAGGATCACCGACCTTTTTTACGAAGAGATCGACCTCAGAAACTAAAGTATCTTGCTCGCGGAATTGGTTTGTCCATTCAGTCAGGAGAACACTCTTCTGTGGAAGACGCTCAGGCCGTTATGGCCGTGTACAGGGCACACAAAGATGAGATGGACCGTTGCTGTGATCATTACAATACCTGA